A single region of the Anaerolineales bacterium genome encodes:
- the rpmH gene encoding 50S ribosomal protein L34: protein MKRTWQPKIRRRQRVHGFRRRMLTADGRNVLQARRAKGRHRLTVKRTHVKKVNWNS, encoded by the coding sequence GTGAAACGTACTTGGCAGCCAAAAATTCGCCGCCGCCAGCGGGTGCATGGCTTTCGTCGCCGGATGTTGACCGCCGATGGGCGTAATGTCCTGCAAGCACGGCGGGCAAAGGGGCGGCACCGTCTGACGGTGAAGCGCACCCATGTGAAGAAGGTTAACTGGAACAGCTAA
- a CDS encoding alpha/beta hydrolase, whose product MTLSKPLWQRLGETLNVPRLYLDELTSAAAEQQAHSRLIETRRGVVEYALGGAPDASEAVLISHQSMGGYDQCLVIGRRFPGRRVIAVSRAGYLRTPTLAGLTPDEMADTFAALLDALSIDRVVMAGYSAGAMAAISFALRHSDRCRRLILGCPVMGVLNRLVMDVLAPIALANRSDFLNWVLSRTTATALPLLERDPETLAILRAFQQTNPASARQAGYALDIAQIRTFDPPLERIPIPTLIIAGAFDPLIPIQQTRRAAARISGAHLLVIPRGSHDCAVRHPAQIMPIMNDFLGGL is encoded by the coding sequence ATGACACTCTCAAAACCCCTCTGGCAGCGGCTTGGCGAGACGCTCAATGTCCCTCGCCTTTATCTTGACGAGTTGACCTCGGCGGCGGCGGAACAACAAGCGCACAGCCGCCTGATCGAAACGCGGCGTGGTGTTGTTGAATATGCTCTCGGCGGTGCCCCTGACGCCAGCGAAGCGGTTTTGATCAGCCATCAAAGCATGGGTGGCTATGATCAATGCCTGGTCATTGGGCGGCGTTTTCCGGGGCGGCGCGTGATTGCCGTTTCGCGGGCGGGCTACCTTCGCACACCAACCCTTGCTGGCTTAACCCCCGACGAGATGGCGGATACCTTTGCCGCCCTCCTTGATGCTTTATCTATAGATCGTGTGGTGATGGCAGGCTATTCTGCGGGCGCCATGGCGGCGATCAGTTTTGCTCTTCGCCACTCAGATCGCTGTCGAAGGCTGATCCTCGGCTGTCCGGTGATGGGCGTTCTGAACCGTTTGGTGATGGATGTCCTTGCCCCCATTGCCCTTGCCAACCGTTCGGACTTCCTGAATTGGGTTCTTTCCCGAACAACGGCAACCGCCCTCCCTTTGTTGGAACGTGACCCCGAAACGCTTGCCATTTTGCGGGCATTCCAGCAAACAAACCCCGCCAGCGCACGGCAAGCTGGCTACGCGCTGGATATTGCCCAAATTCGGACATTTGACCCGCCATTGGAACGAATCCCCATCCCAACCTTGATCATTGCTGGCGCGTTCGATCCACTTATCCCAATTCAACAAACGCGGCGGGCGGCAGCGCGAATTTCTGGGGCGCATCTGCTGGTGATCCCACGCGGCTCGCACGATTGTGCCGTCCGCCACCCGGCGCAGATCATGCCCATCATGAACGATTTTCTAGGGGGATTATGA
- the murQ gene encoding N-acetylmuramic acid 6-phosphate etherase: protein MSQKELAIGINGGGTHTSLVLTDTDLTILARAEVGPSNPNYIGVETAKETIQAGIESLLHDSGLGLDHVVGIGAGLSGVDRPADSTLFLEIFGSLYPKQRIVVENDALAALVAGVGRAFGIVTISGTGMIALGVNGRGERARSGGWGHYMDAGSGYWIARAVMNAVAAAYDGSDIPTALSDAVLNDLALSDATGIIDWAYAPKRRIDEIAALARHAVILAEEGEGDLVARRIIAEAADHLAQETITAGRKLGFAATGEVFPVLLSGSIFKYSALLRDLFALHVQTALPQAVILDREHDAPLGAALMAFSAAGIHTPAEDIPFPAGNTLRATERRHPLTMRIAEQPTLHLLHAMNSEDARIAGILAHQLPQIAALVDAIAPAFEEGGRLIFIGAGTPGRLAVLDASECPPTFSTDGVIGIIAGGEGAITHSIEGAEDSEPDGEAAIAHHAVGDKDTVIGITASGSTPYVIGALREAAKRGAITGCIVNAVNAPLAEIVRHPITLPTGAEALTGSTRLKAATAQKIALNMISTAVMVRAGRTFGNLMTDMQAGNIKLRVRAARIVSEATGLDQAAATALLDRCGGEMKTAIAAHRLSLDPEQARAQLAAAGGKLGHVVRGS, encoded by the coding sequence GTGTCACAAAAAGAATTAGCCATTGGCATCAACGGTGGGGGGACACACACCTCCCTCGTCCTGACCGATACCGACCTGACAATCCTCGCCCGTGCGGAGGTCGGCCCAAGCAACCCCAATTACATTGGCGTGGAGACGGCGAAAGAAACGATTCAAGCGGGCATCGAAAGCCTGCTGCACGATTCTGGGCTTGGACTTGATCACGTCGTGGGCATAGGGGCGGGCTTGTCCGGCGTGGATCGTCCCGCCGATAGCACCCTGTTTCTAGAGATTTTCGGATCGCTTTACCCCAAACAGCGGATCGTCGTTGAGAACGATGCGCTGGCGGCGCTGGTGGCAGGCGTGGGACGGGCGTTTGGGATCGTCACCATCAGCGGGACAGGGATGATTGCCCTCGGCGTCAACGGGCGGGGGGAACGCGCCCGCAGCGGTGGGTGGGGGCATTACATGGACGCTGGCAGCGGCTATTGGATCGCCCGTGCGGTGATGAACGCCGTCGCCGCCGCCTATGATGGGTCGGACATCCCAACGGCGCTCAGCGACGCCGTGCTGAACGACCTTGCCCTCAGCGACGCAACAGGGATTATTGATTGGGCATATGCGCCCAAGCGCCGCATTGACGAGATCGCAGCATTGGCACGTCATGCGGTGATCCTTGCCGAAGAAGGGGAGGGTGATCTCGTCGCCCGCCGGATCATTGCCGAAGCCGCCGATCACCTTGCCCAGGAGACAATCACCGCCGGACGGAAACTAGGCTTTGCCGCCACTGGCGAGGTGTTCCCGGTTCTGTTGTCGGGGAGCATCTTCAAATATTCCGCCCTTCTGCGCGATCTATTCGCTCTCCATGTGCAAACCGCCCTCCCCCAGGCGGTCATTTTGGATCGGGAACACGATGCCCCCCTCGGTGCGGCGCTCATGGCGTTTAGTGCAGCGGGTATTCACACGCCGGCAGAAGATATACCCTTTCCGGCGGGAAACACCCTGCGGGCAACAGAGCGCCGCCACCCGCTGACGATGCGCATTGCCGAACAGCCCACGCTCCACCTCCTCCATGCCATGAACAGCGAGGACGCCCGCATCGCCGGAATCCTCGCCCATCAGCTCCCCCAGATTGCCGCCCTTGTCGATGCCATTGCCCCTGCCTTCGAGGAGGGCGGGCGACTCATCTTCATCGGCGCGGGGACGCCCGGACGCTTGGCAGTCCTTGACGCCTCGGAGTGTCCGCCGACGTTCAGCACAGATGGCGTGATCGGGATCATCGCTGGCGGTGAGGGGGCAATCACCCATTCCATAGAAGGCGCGGAGGACAGCGAACCGGACGGCGAAGCCGCGATTGCCCACCACGCGGTGGGCGACAAAGACACCGTGATCGGGATCACCGCTAGCGGTTCAACGCCCTACGTGATTGGCGCATTGCGGGAAGCTGCCAAACGCGGAGCAATCACGGGCTGCATCGTGAACGCCGTGAACGCCCCTCTTGCCGAGATCGTTCGTCATCCGATTACCCTTCCCACAGGGGCGGAAGCACTCACCGGATCAACGCGCTTAAAGGCAGCAACCGCGCAAAAAATTGCCCTAAACATGATCAGCACCGCCGTGATGGTGCGGGCGGGGCGCACCTTTGGCAACCTAATGACCGATATGCAGGCGGGGAACATCAAACTGCGGGTGCGAGCAGCGCGGATCGTCAGCGAGGCGACGGGCTTGGATCAGGCGGCGGCAACCGCTTTGTTGGATCGCTGCGGCGGGGAGATGAAAACGGCAATTGCTGCCCATCGCTTGAGCCTTGATCCTGAACAGGCAAGGGCGCAGTTGGCAGCCGCAGGCGGAAAACTGGGGCATGTTGTTCGTGGGAGCTAA